Proteins from one Anastrepha obliqua isolate idAnaObli1 chromosome 2, idAnaObli1_1.0, whole genome shotgun sequence genomic window:
- the LOC129238591 gene encoding protein misato, which yields MASGREVVTLQFGNFANYIGAHWWNIQESSFNYNPEGAPSEINHDVLYREGVNLNRQVTYTPRLLLVDLDGSLKHLPREGELYGNSIKRTQDNDANEEDAVKKLKEDLQTLSTEVEVVQQPTASRHDFQKDLDNPVVDIQDIDYSLTDNVETWTDYLYARYHPRTVNVINEYKHNPEKQTFDTFACGVQLWKTEQFEEEFCDKIRKYVEECDYLQGFQTIFDCFNGYSGLATECLAHLNDEYGKANFALPVYSPQNTLFENADEPMTDSIRVVNSALAFQKLSEQASLFVPLSTCDRVWRQLGKARQIRALNYKSDNLYQTSAVLAAYLDTISLRYRLRNAPSAYSLAGFCGDINNYGRKLAAAGFALPFPMQHDQDLIDCLDKFEGSIFTPLTPNCSIGTDYIIQSLCVRGIPHERLKRPLEKAKDQMRMAAYKCDSVSEMFQLYLQCANHASMAHVASVSMAMPTRIPYPSEMFTEEVTKLGFLSAATKRPAEEKVVSVPTLAAAQSSSELGDTLETLHREAKRVKIAKLHRYKAAGMEEDDYVDALEQLLLFKDNYEDNFEL from the exons atggcCTCCGGTCGTGAGGTGGTAACCTTACAGTTTGGTAATTTTGCAAATTATATTGGCGCACATTGGTGGAATATTCAG GAGTCTAGTTTCAACTATAATCCTGAAGGCGCACCTTCTGAAATAAACCATGACGTACTATACAGGGAAGGTGTAAATTTAAAT AGGCAGGTCACTTACACGCCGCGTCTATTACTTGTGGATTTGGATGGTTCACTAAAGCACTTACCACGAGAAGGGGAACTGTATGGCAACAGCATTAAACGGACACAGGACAACGATGCTAATGAAGAGGATGCAGTAAAGAAGCTTAAAGAAGATCTCCAAACCTTGTCCACTGAGGTAGAAGTGGTACAACAACCAACAGCTTCAAGACATGACTTTCAAAAAGATCTCGACAATCCAGTGGTCGATATTCAAGACATCGACTACAGTTTAACAGACAATGTAGAAACGTGGACGGACTATCTTTATGCGCGCTATCATCCGCGCACTGTAAATGTAATTAATGAATATAAACACAATCCCGAAAAGCAAACATTCGACACATTTGCATGCGGTGTACAGCTCTGGAAAACGGAGCAGTTCGAGGAGGAGTTTTGTGACAAAATACGTAAATACGTGGAGGAGTGCGACTATTTACAAGGTTTCCAAACTATATTCGATTGCTTTAATGGCTACTCGGGTTTGGCTACGGAGTGTCTAGCGCATTTGAATGATGAGTATGGCAAAGCGAATTTTGCGCTACCAGTTTACTCACCGCAAAATACGCTCTTTGAAAATGCAG ATGAGCCCATGACAGACTCCATACGTGTGGTGAATAGCGCATTAGCGTTTCAAAAACTCAGCGAGCAAGCATCATTATTTGTGCCACTCAGCACATGTGATCGTGTCTGGCGACAGTTGGGCAAAGCACGCCAAATACGTGCGCTTAATTACAAATCGGATAATTTGTATCAAACCTCAGCTGTACTTGCTGCATATTTAGATACAATCTCACTACGTTATCGGCTGCGCAATGCGCCCAGCGCTTACTCCCTTGCCGGTTTCTGTGGCGACATAAACAATTACGGACGCAAATTGGCAGCAGCTGGATTTGCGCTACCCTTCCCTATGCAGCATGATCAGGATCTTATTGATTGTTTAGATAAATTTGAAGGCTCAATCTTCACGCCACTCACACCAAACTGCAGCATTGGTACTGATTACATTATACAGTCGCTTTGTGTGCGCGGCATACCACACGAACGTCTCAAGCGTCCTTTGGAGAAAGCGAAAGATCAAATGCGTATGGCTGCCTATAAATGTGATAGCGTATCGGAAATGTTTCAACTCTATTTGCAGTGCGCGAATCATGCGAGTATGGCGCATGTGGCTTCAGTGTCGATGGCTATGCCAACGCGTATTCCATACCCCAGTGAAATGTTTACTGAAGAAGTAACAAAGTTAGGCTTCCTCTCGGCTGCAACAAAACGGCCAGCTGAAGAGAAAGTGGTCTCTGTGCCGACGCTTGCAGCTGCGCAGTCATCCAGCGAGTTGGGTGACACTTTAGAAACATTGCACCGCGAAGCGAAACGCGTGAAAATAGCAAAACTGCATCGCTACAAAGCTGCAGGTATGGAGGAAGATGATTATGTAGATGCGCTCGAGCAGCTGCTGCTCTTCAAAGACAACTATGAAGATAACTTTGAATTGTAG